In one Dermatophilaceae bacterium Sec6.4 genomic region, the following are encoded:
- a CDS encoding chorismate mutase: MSDDSSATELHASTEVGDVAKDSVLTSYRESIDNIDAALIHLLAERFKITQAVGVYKAQHDLPPADPAREDRQVARLRGLAVASHLDPEFSEKFLRFVIDEVIHHHERLREE; encoded by the coding sequence ATGAGTGACGACAGCTCAGCCACCGAGCTCCACGCGTCCACCGAAGTGGGTGACGTCGCCAAGGACAGCGTGCTGACGTCCTACCGGGAGTCGATCGACAACATCGACGCAGCCCTGATCCACCTCCTCGCGGAGCGTTTCAAGATCACCCAGGCCGTTGGCGTCTACAAGGCGCAGCACGATCTGCCACCCGCTGACCCTGCACGCGAAGATCGCCAGGTAGCCAGGTTGCGCGGCTTGGCGGTCGCTTCGCACCTGGATCCGGAGTTCAGCGAGAAGTTCCTGCGCTTCGTGATCGACGAGGTCATTCACCACCACGAGCGATTGCGCGAGGAATGA
- a CDS encoding nuclear transport factor 2 family protein, translating to MDQTPSPSAIDEFRRFVEAGQHSGIAALLAPDVQFNSPVKFHPFTGREMVAGLLSVVGSIFEDFRYVGDQRGTSTSRTGDVAHAGTLEFRARIGKTQIHGIDLIELGDDGTIETFTVMIRPRSAADALGAAVYEGLVARGLV from the coding sequence ATGGACCAGACGCCCTCACCATCGGCCATCGACGAGTTCCGGCGTTTCGTCGAAGCCGGGCAACACTCCGGCATCGCGGCTCTGTTGGCCCCGGACGTGCAGTTCAACAGTCCGGTGAAGTTCCACCCCTTCACCGGACGCGAGATGGTGGCCGGGCTTTTGAGCGTTGTCGGCTCGATCTTCGAGGACTTTCGCTACGTCGGTGACCAGCGCGGCACGAGTACATCTCGAACCGGAGACGTGGCCCACGCCGGCACACTGGAGTTCCGGGCGCGCATCGGCAAGACCCAGATCCACGGGATCGATCTGATCGAGCTGGGCGATGACGGCACGATCGAGACATTCACCGTGATGATCCGGCCCCGTTCCGCCGCAGACGCGCTGGGCGCCGCAGTGTACGAAGGCCTGGTGGCCCGCGGCCTCGTCTGA
- the lysS gene encoding lysine--tRNA ligase produces the protein MTAPLDDWVSRLADEVVEEAKRRGTKVVCASGISPSGPVHLGNLREVMTPHLVADEVKRRGVECEHIISWDDYDRFRKVPDYPGVDQSWSEHIGKPLTSVPPPTGSSYGSWAEHFRVQCEQGLAELGIEFRGISQTEQYTSGAYTEQVLFAMSQRHQIDKVLDQYRTLPAQKDEKRSQQKVSEDDAVAAAQAEAGSGAASEDDGGSGGSYFPYRPYSPTTGTDETTVTAYDDETGLLTYLSDGTGHTADLHADHQGKLVWKVDWPMRWAYEKVVFEPSGVDHQSPGSSYVVGKDLAPIFGWERPIGPMYAFVGMKGMAKMSSSRGGVPTASDAMQIMEPALLRWLYARRKPNQSFSVAFDSDVQRMYDEWDALCRKIAAGEGKPGDVAAWTRATSTADGPLVSTPEPVAYRTLASIVDITTGDPEQTLRIVQQLDPSRPLDDLDQLRPRLDCVERWVATQMPEQDRTVVRDEPDSAGLTALSEQERAGLRMLLDGNGVDLPRLEDGWSLNSLTHQVYGVPKVQRGLAPDQIVKGDKELGAAQRAFFTLLYNLLIGKDTGPRLPTLLLAIGPDRVRGLLTV, from the coding sequence GTGACTGCGCCTCTGGATGACTGGGTTTCCCGCCTCGCCGATGAAGTTGTCGAGGAGGCGAAACGACGGGGTACCAAGGTCGTCTGCGCCTCGGGGATCTCCCCATCCGGGCCGGTCCACCTCGGCAACCTGCGTGAGGTGATGACGCCGCATCTGGTGGCGGATGAGGTCAAGCGCCGCGGAGTCGAGTGCGAGCACATCATCAGCTGGGATGACTACGACCGCTTTCGCAAAGTACCGGACTACCCCGGTGTCGACCAGTCATGGAGCGAGCACATCGGCAAACCGCTGACGTCGGTCCCGCCGCCCACCGGATCGTCGTACGGCTCGTGGGCCGAGCATTTCCGGGTCCAGTGTGAGCAGGGCCTGGCCGAACTGGGCATCGAGTTCCGCGGGATCAGCCAGACGGAGCAGTACACCTCCGGTGCCTACACCGAGCAGGTGCTCTTTGCGATGAGCCAGCGCCACCAGATCGACAAGGTGCTCGATCAGTACCGCACTCTGCCGGCCCAAAAAGATGAGAAGCGCTCGCAGCAGAAGGTTTCCGAGGATGACGCGGTGGCTGCTGCACAGGCCGAAGCCGGATCGGGCGCGGCCTCCGAAGACGACGGCGGCAGTGGCGGCAGCTATTTCCCCTATCGTCCCTACAGCCCGACGACCGGCACTGACGAGACGACCGTCACCGCGTACGACGATGAGACGGGGTTGTTGACCTATCTCAGCGATGGCACCGGGCACACCGCCGATCTGCATGCCGACCACCAGGGCAAATTGGTGTGGAAGGTCGACTGGCCGATGCGCTGGGCCTACGAGAAAGTGGTCTTCGAGCCCTCCGGCGTTGACCACCAGTCGCCCGGTTCCTCCTACGTCGTCGGCAAGGACCTCGCACCGATCTTCGGGTGGGAGCGCCCGATCGGCCCGATGTACGCCTTCGTCGGAATGAAGGGGATGGCCAAGATGTCCTCCTCTCGTGGCGGAGTACCCACGGCGAGCGATGCGATGCAGATCATGGAGCCCGCGTTGTTGCGCTGGTTGTATGCCCGCCGCAAGCCGAATCAGTCCTTCAGCGTCGCCTTCGATTCCGATGTGCAGCGGATGTATGACGAGTGGGACGCGCTGTGTCGCAAGATCGCAGCGGGTGAGGGTAAGCCCGGTGATGTCGCTGCCTGGACCCGGGCGACCTCGACGGCGGACGGCCCCTTGGTGAGCACTCCGGAGCCGGTCGCCTACCGGACTCTCGCCTCGATCGTCGACATCACCACGGGGGACCCGGAGCAGACACTTCGGATCGTGCAGCAGCTCGACCCGTCGCGTCCGTTGGACGACCTGGATCAGCTGCGACCGCGACTGGACTGCGTCGAGCGTTGGGTTGCCACCCAGATGCCCGAGCAGGATCGCACCGTCGTGCGCGACGAGCCCGACTCGGCGGGGCTGACCGCGTTGAGTGAGCAGGAGCGTGCAGGGCTGCGGATGCTGTTGGACGGCAACGGGGTCGACCTGCCACGTTTGGAGGACGGCTGGTCGCTGAACTCACTCACCCATCAGGTCTATGGGGTGCCCAAGGTGCAGCGGGGACTTGCGCCGGATCAGATCGTGAAGGGCGACAAGGAGCTGGGTGCCGCGCAGCGGGCGTTCTTCACCCTGCTCTACAACCTGTTGATCGGCAAGGACACCGGACCCCGGTTACCCACCTTGTTGCTGGCCATCGGCCCCGACCGCGTACGGGGACTACTGACCGTCTGA
- a CDS encoding UvrD-helicase domain-containing protein, with translation MTKRPAPPIPPHVAEQIAHEQAYVDRVYAELIKAGERARLVEAEGLHRGFSDRGGAIRDDEITNLFQRDALVFNAGRRRQALETQYEGLVFGRLDLAEDVRYIGRLGVRDDEYEPLVIDWRAPAAAPFYRATPGDPLGVVRRRVLRCRDAQVIGIEDDLMVAQAPDGMVVVGDGALMAALSRSRGGRMRDIVATIQQHQDEAIRASSRGVTEITGGPGTGKTVVALHRAAYLLYSNRRKFENGGILVVGPSSSYTAYIERVLPSLGEDSVSLRSLGDVVAGITAHRLDTPSAARVKGSLNIRQVLARAARDLPPDAPMELRTMVAGSPVRIQAAELTRLRRKVLRGHHHNTARKVALDALTDAAWAQVRSGEKAEFVVEFHEHRVVESFLAQWWAPLDARAVLSWLAIPERLVAYTEGVLSEADHAALAASMAYAASDGTWSVADVALIDDIAARLGPIPEAPKEERGFYEIEELEDVQRYGVTEVGSGGRGVASDNRSQRSIPDPAQRLLGGHLGEVEEYAHILIDEAQDLSPMQWRMIGRRGHRASWTVVGDAAQSSWPVQEEAARARDEAFGQAPRQRFHMGTNYRNAREIFDYAAAVVRAQVPDADIPEAVRETGIDPQVLHVAAADIGVAAHDAAMGLLDEVDGLVAVIAPERHRARVTAALRPHPRIVLVDPMSTKGLEYDATVVVDPDEITAESPGGVRVLYVALTRAAHRMTVIGLSETEPS, from the coding sequence GTGACCAAACGCCCGGCACCACCGATCCCGCCGCATGTCGCCGAGCAGATCGCGCATGAGCAGGCCTACGTCGACCGGGTGTATGCCGAGTTGATCAAAGCGGGTGAGCGCGCGCGCCTCGTGGAGGCTGAAGGGCTGCACCGCGGGTTCAGCGATCGAGGCGGGGCGATCCGCGACGACGAGATCACCAACCTCTTCCAGCGCGACGCGTTGGTATTCAACGCCGGACGACGTCGACAAGCCCTGGAAACCCAGTACGAGGGGCTGGTTTTCGGCCGTCTCGACCTCGCCGAGGACGTGCGTTACATCGGCCGCCTCGGGGTGCGCGACGACGAGTACGAGCCGCTGGTCATCGACTGGAGGGCGCCCGCCGCGGCGCCGTTCTATCGCGCCACTCCGGGCGATCCGCTGGGGGTGGTGCGACGCCGTGTGCTGCGGTGTCGAGACGCCCAGGTGATCGGGATCGAGGACGACCTCATGGTCGCGCAGGCTCCCGACGGGATGGTCGTGGTCGGAGACGGCGCGCTGATGGCAGCGCTGAGCAGGTCGCGCGGCGGCCGGATGCGGGACATCGTTGCGACGATCCAGCAGCATCAGGACGAGGCGATCCGGGCCAGCAGTCGCGGGGTCACCGAGATCACCGGAGGTCCTGGCACCGGCAAGACGGTGGTGGCGTTGCACCGGGCGGCGTACCTGCTGTACTCCAACCGGCGCAAGTTCGAAAACGGCGGCATCCTCGTGGTCGGACCGTCCAGCTCCTACACCGCGTACATCGAACGCGTGCTGCCCTCGCTCGGCGAGGACAGCGTCTCGTTGCGCTCGCTCGGCGATGTTGTCGCGGGTATCACGGCGCACCGGTTGGACACGCCGTCCGCCGCCCGCGTCAAGGGCTCACTGAATATCCGGCAGGTGCTGGCACGGGCGGCCCGCGACCTCCCACCGGACGCGCCGATGGAGTTGCGGACGATGGTTGCGGGTTCTCCCGTGCGCATCCAGGCTGCCGAATTGACCCGGTTGCGTCGCAAGGTGCTACGCGGTCATCACCACAACACCGCGCGAAAAGTTGCGCTCGACGCGCTGACCGATGCCGCCTGGGCCCAGGTCCGTAGCGGGGAGAAAGCCGAGTTCGTCGTGGAGTTCCACGAACACCGCGTGGTCGAGTCCTTCCTGGCGCAATGGTGGGCGCCGCTGGACGCCCGAGCGGTGTTGAGCTGGTTGGCGATCCCCGAGCGGCTCGTCGCCTACACCGAGGGCGTGCTGTCAGAGGCCGACCACGCTGCGCTGGCTGCATCGATGGCTTACGCCGCATCGGATGGCACGTGGTCGGTAGCCGACGTCGCCCTGATCGACGACATCGCCGCCCGATTGGGTCCGATCCCCGAGGCCCCGAAGGAAGAACGCGGCTTCTACGAGATCGAGGAGCTGGAGGACGTGCAGCGATACGGCGTCACCGAGGTCGGCTCGGGAGGTCGAGGTGTCGCGTCGGACAACCGCTCGCAGCGATCGATCCCCGACCCGGCACAGCGCCTTTTGGGAGGTCACCTCGGGGAAGTCGAGGAATACGCGCACATCCTGATCGACGAGGCGCAGGACCTCTCACCGATGCAGTGGCGAATGATCGGGCGGCGTGGTCACCGCGCGTCCTGGACGGTCGTCGGTGACGCCGCGCAGAGCTCCTGGCCGGTGCAGGAGGAAGCCGCGCGGGCCCGCGACGAGGCGTTCGGGCAGGCTCCCCGTCAGCGATTCCACATGGGCACCAACTATCGCAACGCCCGCGAGATCTTCGACTACGCCGCAGCCGTCGTACGTGCCCAGGTGCCGGACGCCGACATTCCTGAAGCAGTGCGTGAGACGGGCATCGATCCGCAGGTCCTGCATGTTGCGGCCGCCGACATCGGTGTCGCGGCACATGACGCGGCGATGGGCCTGCTCGATGAGGTCGACGGTCTGGTTGCAGTCATCGCACCGGAGCGCCATCGCGCACGGGTGACCGCCGCGCTGCGGCCTCATCCGCGCATCGTCCTCGTGGACCCCATGTCCACCAAGGGCCTGGAGTACGACGCCACAGTCGTGGTCGACCCCGATGAGATCACCGCCGAATCTCCTGGCGGCGTTCGTGTGCTCTACGTCGCCCTGACCCGGGCAGCACACCGGATGACCGTCATCGGTCTGAGCGAAACGGAGCCCTCATGA
- a CDS encoding DUF3151 domain-containing protein: protein MTDNLLGIPETRLPLDPAAALLDSGADPTEVARAHPTSSLAWAELAERALDAGETVQAYAYARTGYHRALDALRKSGWRGQGPVPWEHVPNRGFLRALAALARAAGIIGEVDEQRRCADFLRDSSASGARELGL from the coding sequence GTGACTGACAACCTGCTCGGTATCCCCGAGACCCGTTTGCCGCTCGACCCGGCCGCTGCTCTGCTTGACAGCGGAGCCGACCCCACCGAGGTCGCGCGCGCCCACCCCACGTCGTCCCTGGCGTGGGCCGAGCTCGCCGAGCGCGCCCTCGATGCGGGTGAGACGGTGCAGGCTTACGCCTATGCGCGCACCGGCTACCACCGCGCGTTGGACGCGCTGCGTAAGTCCGGTTGGCGCGGGCAGGGTCCGGTTCCGTGGGAGCACGTACCGAACCGCGGCTTCCTACGCGCACTGGCTGCCCTCGCGCGGGCTGCGGGGATCATCGGCGAGGTCGACGAGCAACGCCGTTGCGCCGACTTCCTACGCGACTCCAGCGCATCCGGTGCTCGCGAGTTGGGCCTGTAG
- the purU gene encoding formyltetrahydrofolate deformylase, which produces MTSLVRGGYVLTLSCADVPGIVAAVAAHLASLGCNITDSQQFGDPDPGTFFMRVAFTAPDTLDPATLDDGFAPVAEPFAMTWRLSDSRRRIRTVLMVSRFGHCLNDLLFRCSIGALPIDIAAVVSNHTEFERLAGNYDVPFVHIPVSTASKDVAELQLRAILADRDIDLVVLARYMQVLSDGLCTDYDGRIINIHHSMLPSFKGARPYHQAYDRGVKFVGATAHYVTAALDEGPIIEQEIARIDHSMSADDVVALGRDMENVALARAVRWHAENRVLRNGARTVVFT; this is translated from the coding sequence ATGACGTCACTCGTCCGCGGCGGGTACGTTCTCACGCTGTCCTGCGCGGACGTGCCGGGCATCGTCGCAGCCGTGGCTGCCCACCTGGCCTCACTGGGCTGCAATATCACCGACAGTCAACAGTTCGGCGATCCCGATCCGGGAACCTTCTTCATGCGGGTGGCATTCACCGCGCCCGACACCCTCGACCCGGCCACGCTGGACGACGGATTCGCGCCCGTCGCCGAGCCGTTTGCGATGACCTGGCGACTGTCGGACAGCCGCCGACGCATCCGCACCGTGCTGATGGTCAGTCGCTTCGGGCACTGCCTGAACGACCTCCTCTTCCGGTGCAGTATCGGCGCCCTGCCGATCGATATCGCCGCCGTCGTGTCCAACCACACGGAATTCGAGCGGTTGGCCGGCAACTACGATGTGCCGTTCGTACACATTCCGGTCTCCACCGCCAGCAAGGACGTCGCCGAACTACAGCTGCGCGCGATCCTCGCGGACCGCGATATCGATCTGGTTGTCCTCGCCCGCTACATGCAGGTGCTCTCGGACGGTCTTTGTACCGACTATGACGGGCGGATCATCAACATCCACCACTCGATGCTGCCCAGTTTCAAGGGCGCCCGGCCCTACCACCAGGCATACGACCGCGGCGTGAAATTCGTCGGAGCGACCGCGCACTACGTCACTGCAGCTCTGGACGAAGGGCCGATCATCGAGCAGGAGATCGCCCGCATCGACCACTCGATGAGCGCCGACGATGTCGTCGCGCTCGGTCGCGATATGGAGAACGTGGCCTTGGCTCGCGCAGTGCGCTGGCACGCCGAGAACCGGGTATTGCGCAACGGCGCTCGCACGGTCGTCTTCACCTGA
- a CDS encoding TrmH family RNA methyltransferase has protein sequence MSEAAEIPEIGVGPWADSPPVTPDGAPDPRYDPDLLRDGDRRNVADPYRYWTMAAIVADLDNRRHDFHIAIENWGHDFNIGSVVRTANAFNASAFHIVGKRRWNRRGAMVTDRYQHEFHHVDAPELARWAREDAGGIPLIGIDNLPGSVPLESYDLPRACVLVFGQEGPGLSAPMRSHCEAVLHIEQFGSTRSINAGAAAAIAMHAWVRRHVFDQHPRLVTVQD, from the coding sequence GTGAGCGAAGCGGCGGAAATACCCGAAATCGGAGTAGGGCCGTGGGCGGATTCGCCGCCGGTCACCCCAGATGGTGCGCCGGACCCCAGATACGACCCCGATCTGCTGCGGGATGGTGATCGGCGCAATGTCGCGGACCCCTACCGGTACTGGACGATGGCCGCCATCGTGGCCGACCTGGACAACCGGCGTCATGACTTCCATATAGCCATCGAGAACTGGGGCCACGACTTCAACATCGGGTCCGTGGTGCGCACTGCCAATGCGTTCAACGCGAGCGCCTTCCACATCGTGGGCAAACGGCGCTGGAACAGGCGCGGAGCCATGGTCACCGATCGCTACCAGCACGAATTCCACCACGTTGATGCACCCGAGCTTGCTCGCTGGGCGCGTGAGGACGCGGGCGGCATCCCGTTGATCGGGATCGACAATCTGCCCGGGTCGGTGCCTTTGGAAAGCTATGACCTGCCGCGGGCCTGCGTGCTGGTGTTCGGACAGGAGGGGCCCGGGTTGAGTGCGCCGATGCGCAGCCATTGCGAGGCGGTTCTGCACATCGAACAGTTCGGGTCGACCCGCTCGATCAACGCCGGCGCAGCAGCCGCGATCGCGATGCACGCCTGGGTCCGACGGCACGTCTTCGACCAGCACCCCCGACTCGTGACCGTGCAAGACTGA
- a CDS encoding adenylosuccinate synthase — protein sequence MPAIVLVGAQWGDEGKGKATDLLGSRIDYVVKFNGGNNAGHTVVIEQPDGSREKYALHLLPSGILTPGVVPVIGNGVVIDLGVLFEEIDGLNARGIDTSRLRVSSNAHVIADYNRTLDKVTERFLGSRKIGTTGRGIGPTYADKMNRVGIRIQDLFDESILRQKVAAALDVKNELLVKRYNRRAIEVEDVVADLTQYVERLRPMVTDTSLELSKALDRGDIVLCEAGQATLLDVDHGTYPYVTSSSAISAGACTGAGIPPTRIDSVIAVLKAYTTRVGEGPFPTELHDDDGEFLRTTGAEFGTTTGRPRRCGWMDTVIGRYATRVNGVTDFVLTKLDVLTGMERVPVCVAYDVDGVRHDEMPVSQSDFHHATPIYEDLPGWSQDISDTRRYEDLPERCREYVEFVEQQIGARISVIGVGPGRDEVIVRHDLLEAR from the coding sequence ATGCCAGCGATCGTGCTCGTCGGCGCCCAATGGGGCGACGAAGGCAAGGGCAAGGCCACCGACCTGCTGGGTAGTCGGATCGACTACGTGGTGAAGTTCAACGGCGGTAACAATGCCGGGCACACCGTCGTGATCGAGCAGCCGGACGGCAGCCGCGAGAAATATGCGCTGCATCTGTTGCCTAGCGGAATCCTGACCCCGGGCGTCGTGCCGGTCATCGGCAACGGGGTCGTTATCGACCTGGGAGTGCTCTTCGAGGAGATCGACGGGCTCAATGCGCGCGGCATCGACACCTCGCGGCTGCGGGTCAGCAGCAACGCGCATGTGATAGCCGACTACAACCGCACGTTGGACAAGGTGACCGAGCGGTTCCTTGGTTCGCGCAAGATCGGTACGACGGGCCGGGGCATCGGCCCGACCTATGCCGACAAGATGAACCGGGTCGGTATCCGCATCCAGGATCTCTTCGACGAGTCGATCCTGCGGCAGAAGGTCGCTGCCGCACTGGACGTCAAGAATGAGCTGCTGGTCAAGCGGTACAACCGTCGGGCGATCGAGGTCGAGGACGTCGTCGCCGACCTGACCCAATACGTCGAGCGGCTGCGCCCGATGGTCACCGACACCTCTTTGGAGCTTTCGAAGGCCCTGGACCGCGGTGACATCGTGCTCTGCGAAGCCGGGCAGGCGACCCTGCTGGACGTGGACCACGGCACCTATCCATACGTCACCTCCTCCAGTGCGATCTCGGCCGGCGCGTGCACCGGCGCGGGTATCCCGCCGACTCGCATCGACTCGGTCATCGCGGTCCTGAAGGCCTACACCACCCGCGTCGGTGAAGGCCCGTTCCCGACCGAGCTGCACGACGACGATGGCGAATTCCTGCGCACGACAGGCGCCGAATTCGGTACCACCACCGGACGCCCGCGTCGCTGCGGATGGATGGATACCGTGATCGGCCGCTATGCGACCCGGGTGAACGGGGTGACCGACTTCGTACTCACCAAGCTGGACGTGTTGACCGGTATGGAGCGCGTGCCGGTGTGCGTGGCGTACGACGTCGATGGTGTACGTCACGATGAGATGCCGGTCTCGCAGTCGGACTTCCACCACGCCACCCCGATCTACGAAGACCTGCCCGGTTGGTCCCAGGACATCTCCGATACCCGCCGATACGAAGACCTGCCCGAGCGTTGCCGGGAGTACGTCGAATTCGTGGAGCAGCAGATCGGCGCCCGGATCAGTGTGATCGGGGTGGGTCCCGGCCGGGACGAGGTCATCGTCCGGCATGATCTGCTGGAAGCACGGTGA
- a CDS encoding NAD(P)-dependent oxidoreductase: MVPRRFASSTTSSARRETQSSRGAVTRPEFRPLVVRKDWRPNVVDLGMTEATTQRVALLGTGTMGAGMARSLQRGGHDTVVWNRTRARAEPLADDGITVADTVTEAVDGADVVVTILFDTDAVLAVTDELVAALGQDAVWLQCSTVGPAGMSRITSHSKSTQLVDAPMLGTKAPAEQGKLVALLSGPQMLLDAAAPALAAMTSRTVSAGAEIGAASALKLACNAWIGAITAATAQSVALAEGLGVDPALFLAAIEGGPTDSAYAQMKGRAMMSGSYEPSFTVDGVGKDTGLIRDAIAGAGLRTDLVDAVQQLFAVASDAGHGGDDMAAVRLSFGPTAG, encoded by the coding sequence TTGGTACCCCGTCGTTTCGCCTCCTCGACAACTTCATCGGCGAGGCGGGAAACCCAGTCATCCAGAGGCGCAGTCACGAGGCCCGAGTTTAGGCCACTCGTCGTCAGGAAGGACTGGAGGCCGAATGTGGTTGACCTCGGTATGACTGAAGCGACGACACAACGGGTAGCACTGCTCGGCACGGGGACGATGGGCGCAGGGATGGCCCGATCTCTGCAGCGAGGCGGACACGACACGGTGGTCTGGAACCGCACCCGTGCCAGGGCGGAACCACTCGCCGACGACGGCATCACCGTCGCCGACACCGTGACCGAAGCGGTCGATGGCGCCGATGTGGTCGTGACGATCCTCTTCGATACCGACGCCGTGTTGGCCGTCACCGATGAGCTGGTGGCCGCGCTCGGCCAGGACGCTGTATGGCTGCAGTGCTCGACCGTGGGCCCAGCCGGGATGTCCCGGATCACCTCACACAGCAAGAGCACCCAGCTCGTGGATGCCCCGATGCTGGGCACCAAGGCACCGGCCGAGCAGGGCAAGCTCGTCGCTCTACTGTCGGGCCCGCAGATGCTGCTCGACGCTGCAGCACCCGCCCTGGCCGCGATGACCTCGCGCACTGTGTCCGCCGGTGCTGAGATCGGGGCCGCAAGTGCGTTGAAGCTGGCGTGCAATGCCTGGATCGGCGCCATCACGGCGGCCACCGCGCAATCCGTAGCTCTTGCCGAGGGCCTCGGAGTCGACCCCGCGCTCTTCCTCGCTGCGATCGAAGGAGGGCCGACCGATTCGGCCTACGCCCAGATGAAGGGTCGCGCCATGATGTCCGGTTCCTACGAGCCGTCATTCACGGTCGATGGTGTCGGCAAGGACACCGGTCTGATCCGCGATGCCATCGCGGGCGCCGGGCTGCGCACCGACCTGGTCGACGCGGTGCAACAGCTCTTCGCCGTTGCCTCCGACGCCGGGCACGGTGGCGACGACATGGCGGCCGTTCGGTTGTCCTTCGGACCGACAGCCGGATGA
- the fbaA gene encoding class II fructose-bisphosphate aldolase, giving the protein MPIATPEIYADMLDRAKKGGFAYPAINISSSQTFNAAIKGFADAGSDGIIQVSTGGSEYFSGQGVKEMVTGSLAMSAFAHEIAKKYDINIALHTDHCPKDKLDGLVRPLLEASIQRVKEGGLPYFQSHMWDGSAIPLDENLQIAEELLEKCKAARIILEIEVGVVGGEEDGVEGGGGEQLYSTTEDAIATAKALGLGDDGYYMTALTFGNVHGVYKPGNVKLRPKVLRDAQAAVHKEFKTTDDKPFHLVFHGGSGSAKEDIEEAVSYGVVKMNVDTDTQYAFTRPVAGWMIGNYDGVLKIDDEVGDKKKYDPRAWGKAGEAGMSARVIEACESLGSAGKHV; this is encoded by the coding sequence ATGCCTATCGCAACGCCCGAGATCTACGCCGACATGCTGGACCGTGCCAAGAAGGGCGGATTCGCCTACCCGGCGATCAATATCTCCAGCAGTCAGACCTTCAATGCCGCCATCAAGGGATTTGCCGACGCCGGCAGCGACGGCATCATCCAGGTCTCGACCGGCGGGTCGGAGTACTTTTCCGGCCAGGGCGTGAAGGAGATGGTGACCGGCTCATTGGCGATGTCGGCGTTCGCGCACGAGATCGCCAAGAAGTACGACATCAACATCGCGCTGCACACCGATCACTGCCCGAAGGACAAGTTGGACGGCCTGGTCCGCCCGCTGCTCGAGGCCTCGATCCAGCGGGTGAAGGAGGGCGGTCTGCCTTATTTCCAATCGCACATGTGGGACGGATCGGCCATCCCGTTGGATGAGAACCTGCAGATCGCCGAAGAACTGCTCGAGAAGTGCAAAGCCGCCCGCATCATCCTGGAGATCGAGGTGGGTGTCGTCGGGGGTGAAGAGGACGGCGTCGAGGGCGGCGGCGGCGAGCAGCTCTACTCCACGACCGAGGACGCGATCGCGACGGCTAAGGCGCTCGGCCTCGGCGATGACGGCTACTACATGACCGCGCTGACCTTCGGGAACGTGCACGGCGTCTACAAGCCGGGCAACGTGAAGTTGCGCCCGAAGGTGCTGCGCGACGCGCAGGCTGCGGTCCACAAGGAGTTCAAGACGACCGATGACAAGCCGTTCCACCTGGTCTTCCACGGCGGCTCCGGTTCGGCCAAGGAAGACATCGAGGAGGCCGTGTCGTACGGCGTCGTGAAGATGAATGTCGACACTGACACCCAGTACGCCTTCACCCGCCCGGTCGCGGGCTGGATGATCGGCAACTACGACGGTGTCCTGAAGATCGACGACGAGGTCGGCGACAAGAAGAAGTACGACCCACGAGCTTGGGGCAAAGCCGGTGAGGCCGGTATGAGCGCGCGGGTCATCGAGGCCTGCGAGAGTCTGGGCTCCGCGGGCAAGCACGTCTGA